A genomic stretch from Microtus pennsylvanicus isolate mMicPen1 chromosome 11, mMicPen1.hap1, whole genome shotgun sequence includes:
- the Noxo1 gene encoding NADPH oxidase organizer 1 isoform X1 — protein sequence MAGPRHPVSAHAVALVQMERLQTFVFSVRWSDNSDSSVRRSWDEFRQLQKSLKKIFPVEAGLLRRSDRVLPKLPDAPLLTRRGHTGRGLARLRLLKTYVQALLATSEHVLRSSALSDFFAPRPLDLEPMLPPGSLVILPTPEEPLSQPGSSLTIHSLEAQSMRCLQPFYTHDTRDRPFHTQAQEILDVLLRHPSGWWLVENKDQQTAWFPAPYLEEGALGQDQESGLALQCRGMQFCATQAYEGSRTDELSVPAGARVHVLEPSDRGWWLCRYNGQEGLFPAVLLQPEGLGSLLGRPGLPRREDKVAADRPVPPVVPTRPCVSAIQSRCCTITRRALGQDQRTLGSF from the exons ATGGCAGGTCCACGACACCCGGTATCAGCGCATGCGGTAGCCCTGGTGCAGATGGAGCGACTCCAG ACATTTGTCTTCTCCGTGCGCTGGTCAGACAACAGTGATTCGTCTGTTCGCAGGAGCTGGGATGAGTTCAGGCAGCTCCAG AAGAGCCTTAAGAAAATCTTCCCAGTGGAGGCGGGCCTGCTCCGGAGATCTGACCGCGTACTTCCCAAGCTTCCTG ACGCTCCACTGCTGACGCGCCGGGGGCATACTGGCCGAGGCCTGGCGCGGTTGCGGCTGCTGAAGACCTACGTACAGGCACTGCTGGCAACCTCCGAGCACGTATTGAGGAGCTCGGCGCTCAGTGACTTCTTCGCACCCAGACCTCTGGATCTGGAGCCTATGCTGCCTCCGGGCAG CCTGGTGATCCTGCCCACACCAGAGGAGCCGTTATCTCAACCCGGAAGCAGCCTTACCATTCATAGCCTGGAGGCTCAGAGCATGCGCTGTTTACAGCCATTCTACACCCATGACACAAGAGACAGGCCTTTTCACACACAGGCTCAAGAAATTCTGGATGTATTACTTCGACATCCATCAG GCTGGTGGCTGGTGGAGAATAAGGATCAGCAGACGGCCTGGTTTCCAGCTCCCTACCTGGAGGAGGGAGCCCTAGGCCAGGACCAGGAATCAGGCCTGGCTTTGCAATGCAGAG GGATGCAGTTCTGTGCTACTCAGGCCTATGAGGGCAGTCGTACTGATGAGCTATCAGTGCCTGCAGGGGCACGTGTGCATGTGCTGGAACCCTCAGATCGCGGCTGGTGGCTGTGCAG GTACAATGGCCAGGAAGGTCTGTTTCCTGCAGTGCTGCTGCAGCCTGAAGGGCTGGGTTCCCTCCTGGGCAGGCCAGGGCTCCCACGCAGGGAAGACAAGGTGGCTGCAGACAGGCCTGTTCCCCCTGTAGTACCAACTCGCCCCTGTGTGAGTGCCATTCAAAGCCGATGCTGCACCATCACCCGCAGGGCATTGGGACAGGACCAAAGGACCCTGGGTTCCTTTTGA
- the Noxo1 gene encoding NADPH oxidase organizer 1 isoform X2, with protein MAGPRHPVSAHAVALVQMERLQTFVFSVRWSDNSDSSVRRSWDEFRQLQSLKKIFPVEAGLLRRSDRVLPKLPDAPLLTRRGHTGRGLARLRLLKTYVQALLATSEHVLRSSALSDFFAPRPLDLEPMLPPGSLVILPTPEEPLSQPGSSLTIHSLEAQSMRCLQPFYTHDTRDRPFHTQAQEILDVLLRHPSGWWLVENKDQQTAWFPAPYLEEGALGQDQESGLALQCRGMQFCATQAYEGSRTDELSVPAGARVHVLEPSDRGWWLCRYNGQEGLFPAVLLQPEGLGSLLGRPGLPRREDKVAADRPVPPVVPTRPCVSAIQSRCCTITRRALGQDQRTLGSF; from the exons ATGGCAGGTCCACGACACCCGGTATCAGCGCATGCGGTAGCCCTGGTGCAGATGGAGCGACTCCAG ACATTTGTCTTCTCCGTGCGCTGGTCAGACAACAGTGATTCGTCTGTTCGCAGGAGCTGGGATGAGTTCAGGCAGCTCCAG AGCCTTAAGAAAATCTTCCCAGTGGAGGCGGGCCTGCTCCGGAGATCTGACCGCGTACTTCCCAAGCTTCCTG ACGCTCCACTGCTGACGCGCCGGGGGCATACTGGCCGAGGCCTGGCGCGGTTGCGGCTGCTGAAGACCTACGTACAGGCACTGCTGGCAACCTCCGAGCACGTATTGAGGAGCTCGGCGCTCAGTGACTTCTTCGCACCCAGACCTCTGGATCTGGAGCCTATGCTGCCTCCGGGCAG CCTGGTGATCCTGCCCACACCAGAGGAGCCGTTATCTCAACCCGGAAGCAGCCTTACCATTCATAGCCTGGAGGCTCAGAGCATGCGCTGTTTACAGCCATTCTACACCCATGACACAAGAGACAGGCCTTTTCACACACAGGCTCAAGAAATTCTGGATGTATTACTTCGACATCCATCAG GCTGGTGGCTGGTGGAGAATAAGGATCAGCAGACGGCCTGGTTTCCAGCTCCCTACCTGGAGGAGGGAGCCCTAGGCCAGGACCAGGAATCAGGCCTGGCTTTGCAATGCAGAG GGATGCAGTTCTGTGCTACTCAGGCCTATGAGGGCAGTCGTACTGATGAGCTATCAGTGCCTGCAGGGGCACGTGTGCATGTGCTGGAACCCTCAGATCGCGGCTGGTGGCTGTGCAG GTACAATGGCCAGGAAGGTCTGTTTCCTGCAGTGCTGCTGCAGCCTGAAGGGCTGGGTTCCCTCCTGGGCAGGCCAGGGCTCCCACGCAGGGAAGACAAGGTGGCTGCAGACAGGCCTGTTCCCCCTGTAGTACCAACTCGCCCCTGTGTGAGTGCCATTCAAAGCCGATGCTGCACCATCACCCGCAGGGCATTGGGACAGGACCAAAGGACCCTGGGTTCCTTTTGA